TATCGGACGTCAGGACTTCCAGCTTCAGGCGGAACCGGAGGTAATCGACGAAGAAGTGCTATCCGAATTTGTCGAGCAGTATTATAATCATCAGCCGAATCTGCCGGAGGAACTGTACTTGCCGCTCGCTTTTCCCGAGGAGGCGCTTATCAGCCGATGGCTTTCCAGGATGAGGGGGAAGAAGGTTACTATTTTCACGCCGCAGAAAGGGGAGAAACTGAAATTGGTCGATATGGCCACCGCCAATGCCCGGCTTCTGCTTGGTGAAATGCTGATTCAGAAGAAGGGTTACAAAGAGCGGGTGGGGAAATCGGTTCAGGCACTGAAAGATGATTTGCACCTTGACATTTCACCGCGTACCATCGCCTGTGTCGATATTTCCAACACCGGCGAAAATGATGCGGTCGGATCGCTGGTCTATTTTGACAACGGCAAGCCGAAAAAATCAGAGTACCGTCATTTCAAAATCAAAGAGGTCAGGGGACAGAATGATTTTGCCATGATGCGTGAAGTGGTCGGGCGCTATTTCTTTCGTCTCCGGGAGGAAAAGCGCACTGCACCGGATCTTCTGGTGGTCGATGGCGGCAAAGGGCAGCTTTCATCGGTGCAGGCCGAGATCAAATCACTCGGCTTCGATAAACTGAACATGATCGGGCTGGCCAAGAAATTCGAGGAGATATATCTTCCCGCGCACAAAGAGCCGCTGACCATACCCAAAGCATCGCCGGGGCTGCGACTGCTTAAACAGATTCGTGACGAAGCGCACCGTTTTGCTGTCGAATACAATCGCAAGGTTCGCACCAAAAGGACCATTCTCTCCTCTCTTGACAGTCTGGCGGGAGTCGGTCCCAAAAGGCGGGATATTTTGCTCAGGCATTTCGGCTCGGTCAAGAGAATCAAAGCGGCGACTATCGAGGAATTGAACGCCGTGAAAGGGATCCCCAAAAATATCGCCCAGACGATTTATGACAGCCACCATCAGCGTTTATAAATACTTCTCGAAAAATCGACTAATTTGCGATTGCCATTAACCAATTTTGGTAGTATCCATATCCCATGCAGACACCCGAGGAAAAAATTTACACCGTAACGGCCATCACCCGGCTGGTTAAATACACTCTGGAGGAATCGTTTCCCTCAATTTGGGTGGAGGGGGAGGTCTCCAATTATATTCATCATTCCTCGGGACACCGTTATCTATCTCTGAAGGATGATAATGCCACTATAAAATTGACCATCTGGAGATCGGCCGGGCAGTACCTGCGGTTCGAACCTGAAGATGGGATGAAGATTCGCGCTTTCGGCGATATTACGGTCTATGAAAAGGGGGGCAACTATCAACTCAATGCCCGGAAATTGATCCCGGTCGGGATAGGCGAGCTGGAAATAGCGTTCCGGCAGCTTTATGAAAAACTTTCCCGGGAAGGGCTTTTCGATGAATCCCGCAAGAAGCCGCTGCCGGAGTATCCGCTTAAAATCGGCCTGGTTACTTCACCGACCGGCGCCGCGATCCGTGATATTATGAGCATTGCGCAGAGAAGAAATAATTCCATTCAATTAATACTGTATCCGGCTCAGGTGCAGGGAGATGGGGCCGAAAGAAGCCTGATTTCAGGCATCCGTTACTTTGATCGGCGGGATGATATTGATGTCATTATAACCGGTCGCGGAGGAGGCTCGATCGAAGATTTATGGGTTTTCAACAATGAAGCGTTGGTGCGGGCTATTGCCTCGGCAAGAAAGCCAATAGTGACCGGTATCGGGCATGAAATTGACACCACTCTGGCCGATCTGGCCGCCGACCTGCGGGCGCCAACTCCTTCGGCGGCAGCCGAGTTGGTTATCTGGGATAAAGGCGCCTTTCTGGAAAGCATTGGCGACTTTCTCTCCCGGATCGATTTTGCCTGTTCCGCTGCCATCGACTGGCCGAAAGAACGGTTGAATCAGTTACGAGGACGCCCCGTCTTTCTGCGGCCGGAATCGCTTGTCCGGGAAAGAGAACAATTTCTGGACAATCTCTTAAGGCACCTTTCCACCACGGGAAAATTTATATTGGAAAAACAGAAAAACGCATTATCTTTGGCATTGGCCCGGTTGGAGTCGCTTTCGCCTTTGGCCATTCTTAACCGGGGTTATTCTGTGCTGCGAACCTATCCCCTGGCCTTTCCTGTGAAATCGGTTGCGGAGCTGAAAAGGGATGATACAGTAGAGGCCATTCTGAAAGATGGCTCGGTGATTGCTGCGGTAACAGAGATTAAAACTAAACGGGAAAAATGACGGCCAAGAAGAAATACAAGGATTTCGAGTCTGCTTTGACGCGCCTTGAAGAAATAACTGAAAGGCTGGAATCGGGGGAAGCGCCTCTGGAGGAATCGCTGGCTCTATATTCCGAAGGGGTGGAGATCGCCGGTTTTTGCACCGGCAAGCTGGCCGAGGCCGAAAAGAAAATTACCATCCTCAAAGAACAGGGAACAAAACTGGTGGAAGTGCCTCTTGTTGATGAGGAAGAGGAAAAAGAGGATGAGGCCTGATATGGAGACCGAAAGTATCTCATATCTTGAGAAGATGCGGCAGGAAATCGACCTGCTTCTTGATCAATATCTCCCCGGCGAAAATCTTTATCCTCAGGTTCTGCATAAGGCGATGCGCTACTCGGTGCTGGCCGGGGGAAAACGACTGCGGCCGATCCTGGCCAAGACTTCATATATATCTTTCGGTGGACAGAACGAGAAAATCATTAATCCGGCCGCCTGCGCTCTTGAATTTGTGCACACCTATTCATTGATACATGATGACCTTCCCTGCATGGATGATGATGATCTCCGGCGGGGAATTCCCACGCTTCACAAGAAATTCGACGAGGCCACCGCCGTTCTGGCCGGCGACGCTTTGCATGATCTGGCCTTTCACCTTCTGGCCGGCTCCGGCTCGGCCCGGGCCGTCATGGAATTGGCGCTGGCTATCGGCACTTTCGGGATGCTGGGGGGGCAGATGGCCGATGTGGAAGCAGAGGGGAAAGATGTCAATCTGGAGCAAATACGTTTTATCCATGCCCATAAGACCGGGGCGCTCATTAGGGCTTCGGTGCGGATTGGCGCTATCCTGGCCGGGACCAATGAGGCAAACCTCGAAAAACTGACTATCTATGGTGAGAAAATCGGGCTGGCTTTTCAGATTATCGATGATATTCTCGATGTCGAAGGAGACCAGAAAAAATTGGGCAAGAAAGTCGGGTCTGATTGTAAGAATAGAAAAGCAACCTATCCCGGAACCGTCGGCCTGGAAAATGCCCACAGGGATGCCAATCTCCTTATTGACGAGGCAATAGCCATCAGCGAGGAATTCGGGCTGAAAGACAACTATTTCCGATCGATTGCCCGTTATATTGGGCAGAGAGAAAGCTGAATAGATGAACCATCTGGATAAAATAGACAATTCCTGCGACCTCAAGAAGCTCGATGAAACGCAGTTGACAGAATTGGCCGAGGAGATTCGTCAGGAAATAATTTCGATCGTAGCCGAAACGGGAGGGCATCTCTCATCAAACCTCGGGGCGGTTGAACTGACTCTGGCGTTACACTATTGCTTTGACATCCCGAATGATAAGATTGTCTGGGATGTCGGGCATCAGTGCTATATCCATAAGATGCTGACCGGCCGTCGGGAACAGATGAAAATGCTGCGTCAATATGATGGCCCGGCCGGATTCCCCAAGAGAGAGGAATCGCCGGCCGATCCCTTTGGCTCGGGACATGCCTCGACCTCCATTTCGGCGGCGCTCGGGCTGGCCGCGGCGCGGGATAATCTGGGATTGCACCATAAGGTTGTGGCTGTCGTTGGGGACGGCGCTCTGACCGGGGGCCTCTCTTATGAGGGGCTCAATAATGCCGGGGCCGCGAAGAAGGACCTTCTGGTCATTTTGAACGACAACAAAATGTCAATTTCAAGTAACGTTGGCGCCATTTCCAAATATCTGACCAATATCATGGCTGACCAGCGATTCAATAAACTGAGAAATCAAATTTGGGAATTGACCGGAAGATTCAAACGCCGGGATAAGATCAGGGCGGTCGTTTCGGACATCGAGGACTCGGTGAAAGGTCTCTTTGTTCCCGGTTTCCTCTTTGATAAGCTGGGATTCCGATATTTCGGCCCGATCGATGGTCATAATTTGCCGCTTCTGATCAAGACGGTCAATCATATTAAGGACCTTCCCGGGCCGATTATGCTTCATGTTGTCACGGTCAAGGGGAAAGGTTATCCGCCGGCTGAGGCCGATGCCACCAAGTTTCATGGGGTCGGCTCTTTTGACAAAATAACGGGCAAGACACGCCCCTCGCAGGGACTTCCGCCATATACAAATATTTTTGGTGAGACGATGCTGGAACTGGCGCAGAATAATCCGCGGATCATTGCTATCACAGCCGCCATGACCGCCGGCACGGGATTGAGCAAGTTTGCCGA
This Candidatus Zixiibacteriota bacterium DNA region includes the following protein-coding sequences:
- the uvrC gene encoding excinuclease ABC subunit UvrC; the protein is MPNEKLEMKIRNLPNAPGVYLFRNKEGKIIYIGKAKSLKNRVRTYFQSNGNHDLKTSRLVTLVADFDLMVTDSEIEALILEANLVKEHKPRYNINLKDDKHFPYVKVIINEPFPRVLVVRRLERDGARYFGPYTNSKGMRRTLGFLCSLFKIRTCNLTIPHPSGKIQKVCLDYHIGRCGGPCEGFQSEKDYRELVDSVILFLAGKSETLIEKLKKRMAVLSTRMKFEEAARVRDQVTALESVRQKQKVDAGKVVNRDILAYAREGRDTVVVVLQLREGILIGRQDFQLQAEPEVIDEEVLSEFVEQYYNHQPNLPEELYLPLAFPEEALISRWLSRMRGKKVTIFTPQKGEKLKLVDMATANARLLLGEMLIQKKGYKERVGKSVQALKDDLHLDISPRTIACVDISNTGENDAVGSLVYFDNGKPKKSEYRHFKIKEVRGQNDFAMMREVVGRYFFRLREEKRTAPDLLVVDGGKGQLSSVQAEIKSLGFDKLNMIGLAKKFEEIYLPAHKEPLTIPKASPGLRLLKQIRDEAHRFAVEYNRKVRTKRTILSSLDSLAGVGPKRRDILLRHFGSVKRIKAATIEELNAVKGIPKNIAQTIYDSHHQRL
- the xseA gene encoding exodeoxyribonuclease VII large subunit gives rise to the protein MQTPEEKIYTVTAITRLVKYTLEESFPSIWVEGEVSNYIHHSSGHRYLSLKDDNATIKLTIWRSAGQYLRFEPEDGMKIRAFGDITVYEKGGNYQLNARKLIPVGIGELEIAFRQLYEKLSREGLFDESRKKPLPEYPLKIGLVTSPTGAAIRDIMSIAQRRNNSIQLILYPAQVQGDGAERSLISGIRYFDRRDDIDVIITGRGGGSIEDLWVFNNEALVRAIASARKPIVTGIGHEIDTTLADLAADLRAPTPSAAAELVIWDKGAFLESIGDFLSRIDFACSAAIDWPKERLNQLRGRPVFLRPESLVREREQFLDNLLRHLSTTGKFILEKQKNALSLALARLESLSPLAILNRGYSVLRTYPLAFPVKSVAELKRDDTVEAILKDGSVIAAVTEIKTKREK
- the xseB gene encoding exodeoxyribonuclease VII small subunit, producing the protein MTAKKKYKDFESALTRLEEITERLESGEAPLEESLALYSEGVEIAGFCTGKLAEAEKKITILKEQGTKLVEVPLVDEEEEKEDEA
- a CDS encoding polyprenyl synthetase family protein; protein product: METESISYLEKMRQEIDLLLDQYLPGENLYPQVLHKAMRYSVLAGGKRLRPILAKTSYISFGGQNEKIINPAACALEFVHTYSLIHDDLPCMDDDDLRRGIPTLHKKFDEATAVLAGDALHDLAFHLLAGSGSARAVMELALAIGTFGMLGGQMADVEAEGKDVNLEQIRFIHAHKTGALIRASVRIGAILAGTNEANLEKLTIYGEKIGLAFQIIDDILDVEGDQKKLGKKVGSDCKNRKATYPGTVGLENAHRDANLLIDEAIAISEEFGLKDNYFRSIARYIGQRES
- the dxs gene encoding 1-deoxy-D-xylulose-5-phosphate synthase translates to MNHLDKIDNSCDLKKLDETQLTELAEEIRQEIISIVAETGGHLSSNLGAVELTLALHYCFDIPNDKIVWDVGHQCYIHKMLTGRREQMKMLRQYDGPAGFPKREESPADPFGSGHASTSISAALGLAAARDNLGLHHKVVAVVGDGALTGGLSYEGLNNAGAAKKDLLVILNDNKMSISSNVGAISKYLTNIMADQRFNKLRNQIWELTGRFKRRDKIRAVVSDIEDSVKGLFVPGFLFDKLGFRYFGPIDGHNLPLLIKTVNHIKDLPGPIMLHVVTVKGKGYPPAEADATKFHGVGSFDKITGKTRPSQGLPPYTNIFGETMLELAQNNPRIIAITAAMTAGTGLSKFAEKYPDRFYDVGIAEAHASCFAAGLAAGGARPFVAIYSTFLQRAYDQIIHDIALQKLPVVFCVDRAGLVGEDGPTHHGCFDLSFLSAVPNLTIMAPKDGDELRSMLHLLAESELDGPCVVRYPRAAIPSPMTNALEPIEWGKWELLHGEGETAVIAVGTMVETALKAHEVLKGEKEFAIVNARFIKPLDIDFLNYCMDTYKSIITIEENSAVGGLGQMVGSYLEANGFKGRFLSFAIPDNFIHHGHRNKLLAEIGLDTDTLVEALRKIDSVKRTFLQKITFRKIDYRKSQALTGEPAANGTSGKHYIK